One genomic window of Pseudoxanthomonas sp. includes the following:
- a CDS encoding GNAT family N-acetyltransferase has protein sequence MAAITAIYGVQVDSGVATYEINRPDVAEMQRRMEAIVAQGYPYLVAEDDGQLAGYAYATSYRARHAYRFTVENTVYVDAAHQGRGIGAALLQALIDDCTARGFRQMIAVVGEAANAGSVRLHERLGFRTVAVFQGIGRKHGRWLDTVQMQRALGDGDACDPLDELN, from the coding sequence ATGGCCGCCATCACCGCCATTTACGGCGTGCAGGTGGACAGCGGTGTGGCGACCTACGAAATCAATCGCCCTGATGTGGCGGAAATGCAGCGACGCATGGAAGCCATCGTCGCCCAAGGCTATCCCTATCTGGTCGCCGAAGACGATGGGCAACTCGCCGGCTACGCCTATGCGACCAGCTATCGCGCGCGCCACGCCTATCGCTTCACCGTGGAAAACACAGTGTACGTGGATGCCGCCCACCAGGGGCGTGGCATTGGCGCCGCGCTGCTGCAGGCTTTGATCGACGACTGCACGGCACGCGGCTTCCGCCAGATGATTGCAGTGGTGGGCGAAGCGGCCAACGCCGGCTCGGTGCGCTTGCACGAACGCCTGGGCTTCCGCACTGTGGCCGTGTTCCAGGGCATCGGCCGCAAACACGGCCGCTGGCTCGATACCGTACAGATGCAGCGTGCGCTGGGTGACGGCGACGCGTGCGATCCCCTTGATGAGTTGAACTGA
- a CDS encoding efflux RND transporter periplasmic adaptor subunit, giving the protein MSIFLPIRSSVRLGAVALVLASLVALPGCNKADGADPKSAEEKKDKPADAVPVEAVKASHRAVAASYSGTTTLEPRAESQVIAKTSGVALAVLVEEGQQVRAGQALIRLDADRAQLAVAQTDAQVRKLENSYQRALKLVDQQMISANDVDQLRYDLEDMRAQNRLARLELSYTTVVAPISGVVASRSIKPGNFVQINTPVIRIVDRSRLEATLNVPERELATLRAGQPVSLLADALPGKAFTGKVDRVAPVVDAGSGTFRVVCAFDGEGDTQLQAGMFGRLRIEYDHRADALVIPRAALLDDGDPAVYLVRAGKAVRTPVQPGYVDGSWVEIRKGLKAGDAVVTAGKVALRDGSAVTVIDAPPAPSGQSVALATPQR; this is encoded by the coding sequence ATGTCGATATTCCTCCCGATCCGTTCTTCCGTCCGACTGGGGGCCGTGGCCCTGGTCCTGGCCTCGCTGGTGGCCCTGCCAGGCTGCAACAAAGCCGATGGCGCCGATCCCAAGAGCGCGGAAGAAAAGAAGGACAAGCCCGCCGACGCGGTGCCAGTCGAGGCGGTCAAGGCCAGCCATCGCGCGGTGGCGGCCAGCTATTCGGGGACGACGACACTCGAACCACGGGCCGAGTCGCAGGTAATCGCCAAGACCTCCGGCGTCGCGCTGGCGGTGCTGGTCGAAGAAGGCCAACAGGTCCGCGCCGGGCAGGCGCTGATCCGCCTGGATGCCGATCGCGCGCAGCTGGCCGTGGCCCAGACCGACGCCCAGGTGCGCAAGCTGGAAAACAGCTACCAGCGCGCCCTGAAGCTGGTCGACCAGCAGATGATCAGCGCCAACGACGTCGACCAGCTGCGCTACGACCTGGAAGATATGCGCGCACAGAATCGCCTGGCCCGCCTGGAGCTGTCCTACACCACGGTGGTGGCGCCGATTTCCGGGGTGGTCGCGTCGCGGTCGATCAAGCCGGGCAATTTCGTCCAGATCAACACACCGGTGATCCGCATCGTCGATCGCTCGCGCCTGGAGGCCACGCTCAACGTGCCCGAGCGCGAACTGGCGACGCTGCGTGCCGGCCAGCCCGTGTCGCTGCTGGCCGACGCGCTGCCGGGCAAGGCCTTCACCGGCAAGGTGGATCGCGTGGCGCCGGTGGTGGATGCCGGCAGCGGCACCTTCCGCGTGGTCTGCGCCTTTGACGGCGAAGGCGACACGCAGCTGCAGGCCGGTATGTTCGGACGCCTGCGGATCGAATACGACCATCGCGCCGATGCGCTGGTGATCCCGCGTGCGGCGCTGCTGGACGACGGCGATCCGGCCGTGTATCTGGTCCGCGCCGGCAAGGCCGTGCGCACGCCGGTGCAGCCGGGTTATGTCGATGGGTCATGGGTGGAAATCCGCAAGGGCCTGAAGGCTGGCGATGCAGTCGTGACCGCCGGCAAGGTGGCCTTGCGCGATGGCAGTGCGGTCACCGTGATCGACGCGCCACCAGCGCCTTCCGGGCAGAGCGTGGCGTTGGCCACGCCGCAGCGCTGA
- a CDS encoding 4a-hydroxytetrahydrobiopterin dehydratase, whose translation MSDLVPLAAAHCLPRSGAEHRLGQARVAELLPQLPGWELSEQGKALIRTFRFPDYYRTLAFVNALAWIAHGEDHHPDLGVHYDRVVVRFSTHDVGGLSENDFICAAKAQALEPNQ comes from the coding sequence ATGTCCGATCTCGTTCCGCTTGCCGCCGCGCACTGCCTGCCGCGCAGCGGTGCCGAACACCGCCTGGGACAGGCGCGGGTGGCCGAACTGCTGCCGCAACTGCCTGGCTGGGAGCTATCCGAACAGGGCAAGGCGCTGATCCGCACGTTCAGATTCCCCGATTATTACCGCACCCTCGCCTTCGTCAACGCGCTGGCCTGGATCGCCCATGGTGAAGACCACCACCCGGACCTGGGCGTGCACTACGACCGGGTCGTGGTGCGATTTTCCACCCATGACGTGGGCGGCCTGAGCGAGAACGACTTCATCTGCGCCGCGAAGGCGCAGGCACTGGAACCCAATCAATGA
- a CDS encoding carbon-nitrogen hydrolase yields MTRDRLPVALIQEKNHGDADANLTVIEQRVAEAAKRGAKLVLLQELHNGAYFCQHESVNEFDLAEPIPGPSTQRLAALARQHKVVLVSSLFERRAAGLYHNTAVVYEADGSIAGKYRKMHIPDDPGFYEKFYFTPGDIGFKPIDTSVGRLGVLVCWDQWYPEGARLMALAGADLLLYPTAIGWDPDDAQDEKTRQRDAWVLSHRGHAVANGLPVLSCNRVGHEASPVGASGIDFWGNSHVLGPQGEFLAEAGTAPEILSVEVDLQRSEHVRRIWPFLRDRRIDAYGDLTKRYID; encoded by the coding sequence ATGACCCGTGACCGCTTGCCCGTTGCCCTGATCCAGGAAAAGAACCACGGCGATGCCGATGCCAACCTGACGGTCATCGAGCAACGCGTGGCTGAAGCGGCCAAACGCGGCGCCAAACTGGTGCTGCTGCAGGAACTGCACAACGGCGCGTACTTCTGCCAGCACGAATCGGTGAACGAATTCGACCTGGCCGAACCGATTCCCGGCCCCAGCACGCAGCGCCTGGCTGCCCTTGCCAGGCAGCACAAGGTGGTGCTGGTGAGCTCGCTGTTCGAGCGTCGCGCCGCCGGCCTGTATCACAACACCGCCGTGGTCTATGAGGCCGACGGCAGCATCGCCGGCAAGTACCGCAAGATGCACATCCCGGACGACCCAGGCTTCTATGAGAAGTTCTACTTCACCCCGGGCGACATCGGCTTCAAGCCGATCGACACCTCGGTCGGCCGCCTGGGCGTGCTGGTGTGCTGGGACCAGTGGTACCCGGAAGGCGCACGCCTGATGGCGCTGGCCGGTGCGGACCTGCTGCTCTACCCGACCGCGATCGGCTGGGACCCGGACGATGCGCAGGACGAGAAGACCCGCCAGCGTGACGCCTGGGTGCTGAGCCATCGCGGCCATGCCGTCGCCAATGGCCTGCCAGTGCTGAGCTGCAACCGCGTCGGCCATGAAGCATCGCCAGTCGGCGCCTCGGGCATCGATTTCTGGGGCAACAGCCACGTGCTGGGCCCACAGGGCGAATTCCTGGCCGAAGCCGGCACAGCGCCGGAAATCCTGAGCGTGGAAGTCGACCTGCAGCGCAGCGAGCACGTGCGCCGCATCTGGCCGTTCCTGCGCGATCGCCGCATCGATGCGTACGGCGACCTGACCAAGCGCTACATTGATTGA
- a CDS encoding agmatine deiminase family protein has translation MTDVRFPAEWEPQSAILIAWPHAGTDWAPRLESVEETYIALVAGITRFQPVVICVADGDLQIYAEARLRSARVDMGRVQFIEAPYNDTWLRDSGPISLRGKDGFKLMDFRFTGWGGKYEASLDDLLVGALTGAGVFRDAYVQSVDFALEGGGIETDGEGTLLTTWRCLHERHPDATREQITATLQSTLQQDRVLWLDHGYLEGDDTDAHIDTLARFAPDNAIVYQACDDVSDVHHAELTAMGDELAALRTTDGQRYTLYPLPWAQPVLDDGRRLAASYANYLILNGAVLMPAYGDPADGPAADVLAKAYPGREIVQIPCRALIWQNGSLHCVTMQLPEGLLAQ, from the coding sequence ATGACCGATGTCCGTTTCCCCGCGGAGTGGGAGCCCCAGTCCGCGATCCTGATCGCGTGGCCGCACGCTGGCACCGATTGGGCACCGCGCCTGGAATCGGTCGAAGAGACCTATATCGCGCTGGTCGCCGGGATTACCCGCTTCCAGCCGGTGGTGATCTGCGTGGCCGATGGCGACCTGCAGATCTACGCAGAAGCACGTCTGCGCTCGGCCCGCGTGGACATGGGCCGCGTGCAGTTCATCGAAGCCCCGTACAACGACACCTGGTTGCGCGATTCCGGCCCGATCAGCCTGCGCGGCAAGGATGGCTTCAAGCTGATGGACTTCCGTTTCACCGGCTGGGGCGGCAAGTACGAGGCCTCGCTGGACGACCTGCTGGTCGGTGCACTGACCGGTGCGGGCGTGTTCCGCGATGCCTATGTGCAAAGCGTGGATTTCGCACTGGAAGGCGGCGGCATCGAAACCGACGGCGAAGGCACCCTGCTGACCACCTGGCGCTGCCTGCATGAGCGCCACCCGGATGCGACCCGCGAACAGATCACCGCGACCCTGCAGTCGACCCTGCAGCAGGACCGTGTGCTGTGGCTGGACCACGGCTATCTGGAAGGCGACGACACCGACGCGCATATCGACACCCTGGCCCGTTTCGCGCCGGACAACGCGATCGTCTACCAGGCCTGCGACGACGTGTCGGACGTGCACCATGCCGAACTCACCGCCATGGGCGATGAGCTTGCCGCGCTGCGCACCACCGATGGCCAGCGCTACACGCTGTATCCGCTGCCGTGGGCACAGCCGGTGCTGGATGACGGCCGCCGCCTGGCCGCCAGCTACGCCAATTACCTGATCCTCAACGGCGCAGTGCTGATGCCGGCCTATGGCGATCCGGCCGATGGCCCGGCCGCCGACGTGCTGGCCAAGGCGTATCCGGGCCGCGAGATCGTGCAGATTCCCTGCCGCGCGCTGATCTGGCAGAACGGCAGCCTGCACTGCGTGACCATGCAGCTACCCGAAGGCCTGCTGGCGCAGTGA
- a CDS encoding cytochrome c: MRIAVLVPRLTLALAAALALAACSKIETTDTAATDPGHASGEHGSGSSAGLPPGNIAAGEKKAQEKGKATGQSCVDCHGAEGNKPIAPNYPHLAGQYADYLAHALQAYRTGDREQALMTPQAANLSDQDIANLAAYFASRKGELRDLHGLD; encoded by the coding sequence ATGCGCATCGCCGTCCTCGTTCCGCGTCTGACCCTTGCCCTGGCCGCAGCATTGGCCCTGGCCGCCTGCTCCAAGATCGAAACCACCGACACCGCAGCGACCGACCCCGGCCATGCCAGTGGCGAACACGGCAGCGGCTCGTCGGCCGGCCTGCCGCCGGGCAACATCGCCGCCGGCGAGAAAAAGGCACAGGAAAAAGGCAAGGCCACCGGCCAGAGCTGCGTCGACTGCCACGGTGCTGAAGGCAACAAGCCGATCGCACCGAACTACCCGCACCTGGCCGGCCAGTACGCCGACTACCTGGCGCACGCACTGCAGGCTTACCGCACGGGCGACCGCGAACAGGCACTCATGACGCCGCAGGCAGCCAACCTGAGCGACCAGGACATCGCCAACCTGGCGGCCTACTTCGCCTCGCGCAAGGGTGAGCTGCGCGACCTGCACGGTCTGGATTGA
- a CDS encoding NfuA family Fe-S biogenesis protein: protein MIQISDTAQTHFRKLIEREASEGLGVRLSAVDPGTPRADARLEFAEPRELAGDEWAVDCDGFTIYVDAASVPWLDGAEIDYVTQGTGSQLTIKAPHIKGKAPAEGASLVERVRWVVEHEVNPQLASHGGRVAVQEVTGDGVVFLRFGGGCHGCGMADVTLKQGIEKTLLTRVPGVTAVRDATDHDTGAAPYMPRDAA from the coding sequence ATGATCCAGATCTCCGACACCGCCCAGACCCATTTCCGCAAGCTGATCGAACGTGAGGCCAGCGAAGGTCTTGGCGTGCGCCTGAGTGCGGTCGATCCCGGCACGCCGCGTGCCGATGCCCGGCTGGAATTCGCCGAGCCGCGCGAACTGGCCGGCGACGAATGGGCCGTGGATTGCGACGGCTTCACGATCTATGTCGATGCGGCCAGCGTGCCGTGGCTTGATGGTGCCGAGATCGATTACGTCACCCAGGGCACCGGTAGCCAGCTGACCATCAAGGCGCCACACATCAAGGGCAAGGCGCCGGCCGAAGGCGCGTCGCTGGTCGAACGCGTGCGCTGGGTCGTCGAGCATGAAGTGAACCCGCAACTGGCCTCGCATGGCGGCCGCGTGGCGGTGCAGGAAGTGACCGGCGATGGCGTGGTGTTCCTGCGCTTCGGCGGTGGTTGCCACGGTTGCGGCATGGCCGATGTCACCCTGAAGCAGGGCATCGAGAAGACCTTGCTGACGCGTGTCCCCGGCGTGACCGCGGTGCGCGATGCCACCGATCACGACACCGGCGCCGCGCCGTACATGCCTCGCGACGCCGCCTAA
- a CDS encoding efflux RND transporter permease subunit has protein sequence MSIAALSIRRPVTTVMCFISLLVIGAIAAVRLPLEAFPDISAPFLFVQLPYPGSTPEEVERNILRPAEEALAIMPGIKRLRGTATADSASIFIEFSDWDRDIAIAASDARERIDAIRSDLPDDLKRYSVFKWSSSDQAILRVRLAGDRDMTTSYDMIEREFKRRLERIPGVARVEVSGAAPNEVEVAIAPDRLTAHGLNLNDLTTRLQAANFSISAGQIDDHGQRLRVQPMGEVADLQQLRELVIADSGLRLGDIANVQLKPSRMDYGRRLDGKPAVGMDIFKERSANLVQVSRDALAEVEAIRAQPELRDVQVKVMENQGKNVTSSLLELAEAGGIGLLLSIAVLFFFLRHWPSTLMVTLAIPICFVMTLGFMYFAGVTLNILTMMGLLLAVGMLVDNAVVVVESIFQEREKMPGEPVKAALLGTRHVAIALSAGTLCHCIVFVPNLFGETNEISIFMAQIAVTISVSLLASWLVAISLIPMLSARMKTPPQLRSERGLIPWMQRRYARLLRWTLEHRGWSVLGIVLIVAASIVPMKLTEMDMFGGGSAGETRVQYQFHGSYTRDQMSAEVGRVEQSLERQRKALGITQIYSWFSESEGASTMVTFDTMDPDETKRRIEALRKDMPKSARADIVLGSGNGNNGGNKDGVQVQLTGDSTAVLQEIARDVLPALASRPELRDVRVDAGDQSSELKVRVDRERAAAFGFSAQDVATFVNIALRGGQLRELRRGDTEVPVTLRFAGAEQYAIADLEQFSVRAKDGHSVPLMSMVSVDVAPSATQISRTNRQTTLAITANLAEKVTAPKGREAMEATLKAMAFPPGYHYTFDGGDYQDDGEAMKQMLFNMVIALLMIYLVMAAVFESLLFPAAIMSGVVFSIFGVFWLFWITGTAFGVMSFIGILVLMGVVVNNGIVMIEHINTLRRGGRTRTEALVEGSRERLRPIMMTMGTAILAMVPIAMGGTQMGGDGPPYFPMARAIAGGLAFSTVVSLLFLPTIYAILDDLSAGMARLVRRARGLAQDPLLTDAV, from the coding sequence ATGAGCATCGCCGCGCTCAGCATCCGTCGGCCGGTGACGACGGTCATGTGTTTCATCTCACTGTTGGTGATCGGTGCGATCGCGGCGGTGCGCCTGCCGCTGGAAGCCTTCCCCGACATCTCCGCGCCGTTCCTGTTCGTGCAGCTGCCGTATCCGGGCTCCACCCCGGAAGAGGTCGAGCGCAACATCCTGCGTCCGGCCGAAGAGGCGCTAGCGATCATGCCGGGGATCAAGCGTCTGCGCGGCACCGCGACGGCGGACTCGGCCAGCATCTTCATCGAGTTCAGCGACTGGGACCGCGACATTGCCATCGCCGCATCCGATGCACGCGAGCGCATCGATGCGATCCGCAGCGACCTGCCGGACGACCTGAAACGCTACTCGGTGTTCAAGTGGTCCAGCAGTGACCAGGCGATCCTGCGCGTGCGCCTGGCCGGCGACCGCGACATGACCACCTCCTACGACATGATTGAACGCGAGTTCAAGCGGCGACTGGAGCGCATCCCCGGCGTGGCCCGCGTGGAAGTCTCCGGCGCGGCGCCGAACGAAGTGGAAGTGGCCATCGCACCGGATCGCCTGACCGCGCACGGGCTCAACCTCAACGACCTGACCACGCGCCTGCAGGCGGCCAACTTTTCCATCTCGGCCGGGCAGATCGACGACCACGGCCAGCGCCTGCGCGTCCAGCCGATGGGCGAGGTTGCCGACCTGCAGCAGCTGCGCGAGCTGGTGATCGCCGACAGCGGCCTGCGCCTGGGCGACATCGCCAACGTGCAGCTCAAGCCCTCGCGCATGGATTACGGCCGCCGCCTGGATGGCAAGCCGGCGGTGGGCATGGACATCTTCAAGGAACGCAGCGCCAACCTGGTCCAGGTCTCGCGCGATGCGCTGGCTGAGGTCGAAGCCATTCGCGCCCAGCCAGAGCTGCGCGACGTGCAGGTCAAGGTGATGGAGAACCAGGGCAAGAACGTGACTTCGTCCTTGCTGGAACTGGCTGAAGCCGGCGGCATCGGCCTGCTGCTGTCGATCGCAGTGCTGTTCTTCTTCCTGCGCCATTGGCCCTCGACGCTGATGGTGACCCTGGCGATCCCGATCTGCTTCGTGATGACGCTGGGCTTCATGTATTTCGCCGGGGTCACGCTCAACATCCTGACCATGATGGGCCTGCTGCTGGCCGTGGGCATGCTGGTGGACAATGCCGTGGTGGTGGTGGAGAGCATTTTCCAGGAGCGCGAGAAGATGCCCGGCGAGCCGGTCAAGGCCGCGCTGCTGGGCACCCGGCACGTGGCCATCGCGCTGTCGGCCGGCACGCTGTGCCATTGCATCGTGTTCGTGCCCAACCTATTCGGCGAGACCAACGAGATCAGCATCTTCATGGCGCAGATCGCGGTGACGATTTCGGTCTCGTTGCTGGCCTCGTGGCTGGTGGCGATCAGCCTGATCCCAATGCTGTCGGCGCGTATGAAGACCCCGCCGCAGCTGCGCTCCGAACGCGGGCTGATTCCGTGGATGCAGCGCCGTTACGCGCGCCTGCTGCGCTGGACGCTGGAGCACCGCGGCTGGAGCGTGCTGGGCATCGTGCTGATCGTGGCGGCCAGCATCGTGCCGATGAAGCTGACCGAGATGGATATGTTCGGCGGCGGCTCGGCCGGCGAGACGCGCGTCCAGTATCAGTTCCATGGGTCCTATACGCGTGACCAGATGTCGGCCGAAGTGGGCCGCGTGGAGCAGTCGCTGGAGCGCCAGCGCAAGGCATTGGGCATCACCCAGATCTATTCCTGGTTCAGCGAATCCGAAGGGGCCTCAACCATGGTGACCTTCGACACGATGGACCCGGACGAAACCAAGCGTCGCATCGAGGCGTTGCGCAAGGACATGCCCAAATCCGCCCGTGCCGACATCGTGCTGGGGAGCGGCAATGGCAACAACGGCGGCAACAAGGACGGCGTGCAGGTGCAGCTGACCGGTGATTCGACGGCGGTGCTGCAGGAGATCGCCCGCGACGTGCTGCCGGCGCTGGCCAGCCGCCCTGAGCTGCGGGATGTGCGCGTCGATGCCGGTGACCAGAGCAGCGAGCTGAAAGTGCGCGTGGACCGCGAGCGCGCGGCGGCGTTCGGCTTCTCCGCGCAGGACGTGGCGACGTTCGTCAACATCGCCTTGCGTGGTGGCCAGCTGCGCGAGCTGCGCCGCGGCGACACCGAAGTCCCGGTGACCCTGCGCTTCGCCGGTGCCGAGCAGTACGCCATCGCCGACCTGGAGCAGTTCAGCGTGCGGGCCAAGGACGGGCACAGCGTGCCGCTGATGTCGATGGTCAGCGTGGACGTGGCGCCTTCTGCCACGCAGATTTCCCGGACCAATCGACAGACCACGTTGGCCATCACTGCCAACCTGGCCGAGAAGGTCACTGCGCCCAAGGGCCGCGAGGCGATGGAAGCGACCTTGAAGGCGATGGCGTTCCCGCCGGGTTACCACTACACCTTTGATGGTGGCGATTACCAGGACGATGGCGAGGCGATGAAGCAGATGCTGTTCAACATGGTGATCGCGCTGCTGATGATCTACCTGGTGATGGCGGCCGTGTTCGAATCGCTGCTGTTCCCGGCGGCGATCATGTCCGGCGTGGTGTTCTCGATCTTCGGCGTGTTCTGGTTGTTCTGGATCACCGGCACGGCATTCGGCGTGATGTCCTTCATCGGCATCCTAGTGCTGATGGGCGTGGTGGTGAACAACGGCATCGTGATGATCGAACACATCAACACCTTGCGCCGGGGCGGCCGCACACGTACCGAAGCGCTGGTGGAAGGCAGTCGCGAGCGCCTGCGCCCGATCATGATGACCATGGGCACGGCGATCCTGGCGATGGTGCCCATCGCCATGGGCGGTACCCAGATGGGAGGCGACGGCCCGCCGTACTTCCCGATGGCGCGTGCGATCGCCGGTGGGTTGGCGTTCTCGACCGTGGTCAGCCTGCTGTTCCTGCCGACCATCTACGCGATCCTGGACGACCTGAGTGCCGGCATGGCGCGGCTGGTGCGGCGCGCGCGTGGCCTGGCTCAGGATCCGTTGCTGACCGACGCCGTCTGA
- a CDS encoding TraB/GumN family protein — MTTPDSPALPAASASAAVLDDVVEQPMRVVERDGVRYTLLGTAHVSKASVEAVQQAIDSHPYDAVAVELDTQRLQALSDPDAMAKLDLVQVIRKGRVALFAANLALAAYQRRLAEQLGIEPGAELKRAVTAAQEHGMAVHLIDREVGLTFKRASAKLGFFGKLKLGTGLLGGLFASEEVGEAEIEQLKQGDMLEASFGEFAKESPALFEAVIAERDRYMAASLRQTAGDAREVLAVVGAGHLQGLAKHLAEDNDDPATVRAELEYVETKRKLPWIMMLLSLLVLGGIAWGFYSGGMKMGSTLLLQWLALTGGLAGLGCLLAAGHPLSILAAIIAAPLKPFRPGLPAGAFSALVEVHLRKPAYGDFLALRDDAQTLKGWYRNRVCRVVLTFLLTNLGSMIGFWITGALIAGKLLH, encoded by the coding sequence ATGACCACCCCCGATTCCCCCGCCCTGCCCGCCGCGTCGGCATCTGCAGCAGTCCTCGACGACGTCGTCGAACAGCCGATGCGGGTGGTCGAACGCGACGGCGTGCGCTACACCCTGCTCGGAACCGCGCACGTCTCCAAGGCCAGCGTCGAAGCCGTGCAGCAGGCCATCGATTCGCATCCCTACGATGCGGTCGCAGTGGAACTGGACACCCAGCGCCTGCAGGCGTTGAGCGATCCCGACGCGATGGCCAAGCTGGACCTTGTGCAGGTAATCCGCAAGGGTCGCGTGGCCCTGTTCGCCGCCAACCTGGCGCTGGCGGCCTATCAGCGCCGCCTGGCCGAACAACTCGGCATCGAGCCCGGCGCCGAACTCAAGCGCGCAGTCACCGCGGCGCAGGAACACGGCATGGCCGTGCACCTGATCGACCGCGAAGTCGGCCTGACCTTCAAGCGCGCATCGGCCAAACTGGGCTTCTTCGGCAAGCTCAAGCTCGGCACCGGCCTGCTGGGTGGCCTGTTTGCTTCGGAAGAAGTCGGCGAAGCGGAGATCGAGCAGCTCAAGCAGGGCGACATGCTGGAAGCCAGCTTCGGTGAATTCGCCAAGGAAAGCCCGGCGTTGTTCGAAGCGGTGATCGCCGAACGCGACCGCTACATGGCCGCCAGCCTGCGCCAGACCGCTGGCGATGCGCGCGAAGTACTTGCCGTGGTCGGCGCCGGCCATCTGCAGGGCCTGGCAAAACACCTGGCCGAAGACAACGACGATCCGGCCACCGTGCGCGCGGAACTGGAATACGTCGAAACCAAGCGCAAGCTGCCCTGGATCATGATGCTGCTCAGCCTGCTGGTGCTCGGCGGGATTGCCTGGGGCTTCTACAGCGGCGGCATGAAGATGGGCAGCACGCTGCTGCTGCAATGGCTGGCATTGACCGGCGGCCTGGCCGGCCTGGGTTGCCTGCTTGCCGCGGGCCATCCGCTGAGCATCCTCGCGGCGATCATCGCCGCCCCGCTCAAGCCCTTCCGTCCGGGCCTGCCGGCTGGTGCGTTCAGCGCGTTGGTGGAAGTCCATCTGCGTAAGCCCGCGTACGGGGACTTCCTGGCCCTGCGCGACGATGCGCAGACGCTCAAGGGCTGGTACCGCAACCGCGTGTGCCGCGTGGTGCTGACCTTCCTGCTGACCAACCTGGGCAGCATGATCGGCTTCTGGATCACCGGCGCGCTGATTGCCGGCAAGCTGCTGCACTGA
- a CDS encoding cytochrome c translates to MTRPLLSAACFALLLTGVIPASQARQDAKEPAPPASTPAPAATPAPAAPVANLETGKQLSYTCQGCHGVTGYKNAYPNYHVPRIGGQTSEYLVQALTEYKAGKRKHPTMQAQAQSFSDQDITDLAAYLSSLK, encoded by the coding sequence ATGACGCGACCGCTGTTGTCCGCCGCTTGTTTCGCCCTGCTGCTCACTGGCGTGATTCCCGCCAGCCAGGCCCGCCAGGACGCCAAGGAACCCGCCCCACCCGCTTCGACTCCAGCCCCGGCCGCCACACCGGCACCCGCCGCGCCCGTGGCCAACCTGGAAACCGGCAAGCAGCTGTCCTACACCTGCCAAGGCTGCCACGGGGTCACCGGTTACAAGAACGCCTACCCCAACTACCACGTGCCGCGGATCGGCGGGCAGACGAGCGAATACCTCGTCCAGGCACTGACCGAGTACAAGGCCGGCAAGCGCAAGCATCCAACGATGCAGGCCCAGGCCCAGAGCTTCTCCGACCAGGACATCACCGACCTGGCCGCCTACCTGTCCAGCCTGAAGTAA
- the cmk gene encoding (d)CMP kinase encodes MTSSIPVLTIDGPSGAGKGTVSRLAAARLGWHYLDSGALYRAVGVAASWADLDLSDAAALVRCTFDTTVAFREEVGADMRVIVNGVDATDELRLETTGTVASAIAAIPEVRSALKERQRAFRAAPGLVADGRDMGTVIFPDAPFKVFLTAGAEERAERRYKQLKDKGVSVTIDGLLREILARDARDAQRTVAPLRPAEDAVLIDTTGLGIDAVVQRVLALVPASAA; translated from the coding sequence ATGACTTCATCGATTCCCGTGCTCACCATCGATGGCCCTTCCGGGGCGGGCAAGGGGACGGTCAGCCGCCTGGCGGCCGCGCGCCTGGGTTGGCATTACCTGGATTCGGGTGCGCTCTATCGTGCCGTGGGCGTGGCAGCCAGCTGGGCCGACCTGGACCTGTCGGACGCTGCGGCCCTGGTGCGCTGCACATTCGATACGACCGTGGCCTTCCGTGAAGAGGTCGGCGCGGACATGCGGGTGATCGTGAACGGGGTTGATGCCACGGATGAGCTGCGCCTGGAAACCACTGGCACCGTGGCCTCGGCCATTGCTGCCATTCCCGAGGTCCGGTCCGCGCTGAAGGAGCGCCAGCGGGCGTTTCGGGCCGCTCCAGGCCTGGTTGCGGATGGTCGCGACATGGGGACGGTCATCTTTCCGGATGCCCCGTTCAAGGTCTTTCTGACGGCCGGCGCGGAGGAGCGCGCGGAACGTCGCTATAAGCAGTTGAAAGACAAGGGGGTTTCGGTGACAATTGACGGTCTGCTGCGCGAGATCCTCGCGCGCGACGCTCGCGATGCCCAGCGCACGGTAGCGCCGCTGCGGCCGGCCGAAGACGCCGTCCTCATCGACACGACCGGACTTGGCATCGATGCCGTCGTCCAACGGGTGCTGGCTTTGGTGCCGGCGTCCGCGGCCTGA
- the ykgO gene encoding type B 50S ribosomal protein L36, producing MKVLSSLKSAKNRHRDCKVVRRRGKVFVICKSNPRFKARQR from the coding sequence ATGAAGGTCCTGTCCTCCCTGAAGTCAGCGAAGAACCGTCACCGCGACTGCAAGGTGGTTCGCCGTCGTGGCAAGGTCTTCGTGATCTGCAAGTCCAACCCGCGCTTCAAGGCTCGCCAGCGCTGA